A stretch of Paenibacillus peoriae DNA encodes these proteins:
- a CDS encoding MerR family transcriptional regulator, with protein sequence MKNTFEKTYLTGEFAKLLEINKDTLLYYDKIDLFKPAGTFDNGYRYYTFEQFDQFVAIQSLRAVEVPIKELKTYFDAPNVQALQQLAMEQQEKAAMEIQKLQDIQFFLERTVALTKEMEEVSFGEVLMKQLPAEPVVYSDEKIDWSSLSMGELYEQTTPFLKKLGIKSTAAYGTVYTKEDFLNKKFEGVSYLFCRLDDPSARMKPAGHYAVIYHQGPYDEISQTETYNTLLAYLEQEKLALDGDIYEEYLLHSIAAKEEKDYITKISVKVKTREVSYQPL encoded by the coding sequence ATGAAAAATACATTCGAAAAAACATATTTGACAGGCGAATTTGCCAAGTTACTTGAAATCAATAAAGATACATTGCTTTATTACGATAAAATCGATTTATTTAAGCCTGCAGGCACCTTTGATAATGGCTATCGCTACTACACATTTGAGCAGTTCGATCAATTTGTAGCGATTCAATCGCTTCGTGCAGTTGAGGTACCGATTAAAGAACTCAAAACGTATTTTGACGCGCCTAACGTACAAGCGTTACAACAATTAGCAATGGAACAGCAAGAAAAAGCGGCAATGGAAATTCAAAAGTTACAAGATATTCAGTTTTTCCTAGAACGAACGGTTGCCCTGACAAAAGAGATGGAAGAAGTATCATTTGGAGAAGTATTGATGAAGCAATTACCAGCCGAACCTGTTGTGTATAGCGACGAGAAAATAGATTGGTCGTCGTTATCAATGGGGGAACTTTACGAGCAAACTACGCCATTTTTAAAAAAGCTTGGGATTAAAAGTACAGCCGCATACGGTACTGTGTATACAAAAGAAGATTTTTTAAATAAGAAGTTTGAAGGCGTAAGCTACCTATTTTGTCGCCTAGATGACCCGTCAGCAAGAATGAAACCAGCTGGACACTACGCGGTTATTTATCATCAAGGACCTTATGATGAAATCTCACAGACTGAGACTTATAATACGCTACTCGCTTATTTAGAACAGGAGAAGTTAGCGTTAGATGGTGATATTTATGAGGAATATTTACTGCACTCGATTGCAGCAAAAGAGGAAAAAGATTATATTACAAAAATTAGTGTGAAAGTAAAAACGCGTGAGGTGAGTTATCAACCTCTTTAA
- a CDS encoding phage holin family protein: MHEKIDQIWLGLSTGTLIGYFFGGWTTMLTLLWWMVVIDFFTGWTAAWINGELKSRQGYYGIFRKVTVFLLITVAHLIDGILGDAHYFRDAVVFFYLANELLSIIENVGRMGVPMPDILRNAVAIFESKSSGEKIKSTDPSDKENKVS, encoded by the coding sequence ATGCATGAAAAGATCGATCAGATTTGGCTGGGGCTTTCCACGGGGACCTTGATCGGTTATTTTTTCGGGGGGTGGACCACTATGTTGACGTTGCTGTGGTGGATGGTCGTGATCGACTTTTTCACCGGATGGACAGCGGCCTGGATTAATGGGGAGCTAAAAAGCCGCCAGGGGTATTACGGTATTTTTCGCAAGGTTACCGTGTTTTTGCTCATTACGGTAGCTCACCTAATCGACGGTATTCTCGGGGATGCACATTACTTCCGGGATGCCGTCGTTTTCTTTTATTTAGCGAACGAGCTGTTGTCCATTATTGAAAATGTGGGCAGAATGGGAGTGCCGATGCCGGATATTTTACGGAATGCGGTAGCTATTTTTGAGTCCAAGTCAAGTGGAGAAAAAATAAAGTCAACCGACCCTTCCGACAAAGAGAATAAAGTTTCATAA
- a CDS encoding GNAT family N-acetyltransferase, producing MTKQNEQITIAPVPQEELAIFKEELQEAFMKGLQDSFQEAEDPTEMGPIPSDEDFEHSLTAKDSVVRQIVLNGERIGGIVLKINPDTQRNEVDFLYTKANAHGKGLGTKAWEAIEAAFPKTKVWELHTPYFEKRNIHFYVNKCGFKIVEFYHRGNPGPSIEGEEPESDADYEFFRFEKVMTKESSEA from the coding sequence ATGACAAAACAAAATGAACAAATTACGATAGCCCCTGTACCGCAGGAAGAGCTAGCAATATTTAAGGAAGAATTACAAGAGGCATTTATGAAAGGGTTACAAGATAGTTTTCAAGAAGCAGAGGATCCAACAGAAATGGGACCAATCCCATCCGATGAGGATTTCGAGCATTCACTTACTGCAAAAGATTCGGTTGTGCGTCAAATTGTACTAAATGGCGAAAGAATCGGTGGCATCGTATTAAAAATTAATCCCGACACACAGCGAAACGAAGTGGACTTCTTGTATACAAAGGCTAATGCACACGGCAAAGGTCTTGGTACAAAGGCATGGGAAGCGATAGAAGCAGCTTTCCCAAAGACGAAGGTTTGGGAGCTACATACACCGTATTTTGAAAAGCGGAACATCCATTTTTATGTGAATAAATGTGGCTTTAAAATTGTGGAGTTTTATCACCGAGGCAATCCAGGACCGAGTATTGAAGGAGAAGAGCCTGAATCTGATGCAGATTATGAGTTTTTCCGTTTTGAAAAGGTCATGACAAAAGAAAGCAGTGAAGCGTAA
- a CDS encoding ABC transporter ATP-binding protein — translation MQGKVSQLWALMNRSQMAKGQLVFLFFISLVEVAAGLAVPLLTMKLINQISDAGFAVTSLLPVIAILIVQAMLSAIAFYLMRRLGEKVVANLRTEVWEHMLHLRLSYYDAHESGETMSRITQDTNVVKEFVTEQLVSFVSGLFAILGAVVVLLWIDWKMTLLLLIAVPLTIFVTYPLGEKMYAISVENQDELAGFGGRLGRILSNIRLVKASQTEQQELAGGKKQIQQLYKYGLKEAKIVAILSPLMTLLMMVVLIAIFGYGGSQVATGAITSGELVAIMIYLVQIIMPFTQMATFFTNLQKTLGATERIVEALNVKREVQDGKPVSATPLPIHFQNVSFKYNEKYVLNDMTFTLEPNETTAFVSRSGGGKTTMFSLIERFYDATSGAILYGNENIEQFNLTEWRGLFGYVSQNAPLLNGTIRDNVMYGTNGASEQEVLAALKAAYAYDFVMQLDKRLDTEVGEGGIKLSGGQKQRIAIARAILRSPRILLLDEATSNLDNESEREVQLALQALTKNRMTIIIAHRLSTITSADQILVFEEGRLSGQGTHEALQKTHPYYQQLWHNGRLTED, via the coding sequence ATGCAAGGAAAGGTCTCACAGCTTTGGGCATTGATGAATCGCAGTCAAATGGCGAAGGGGCAATTAGTCTTTTTATTTTTCATTAGTTTAGTGGAGGTTGCAGCTGGGCTTGCTGTCCCCCTGTTAACGATGAAGCTCATTAATCAAATTTCAGATGCGGGTTTTGCCGTAACATCACTCTTGCCAGTCATTGCGATTTTAATTGTGCAAGCGATGTTAAGTGCCATTGCGTTTTATCTGATGCGCCGTTTAGGTGAAAAGGTTGTCGCGAATTTAAGGACAGAAGTATGGGAACATATGCTACATTTACGTTTATCGTATTATGATGCGCATGAATCAGGCGAAACGATGAGCCGCATTACGCAGGATACAAATGTCGTGAAGGAGTTTGTGACCGAGCAGCTCGTGTCCTTTGTGTCAGGACTATTTGCGATCCTCGGTGCCGTTGTTGTTTTACTATGGATTGACTGGAAAATGACATTGCTACTCCTGATTGCTGTGCCACTGACAATTTTTGTGACGTATCCATTAGGCGAAAAAATGTATGCCATCTCAGTAGAAAATCAGGATGAGCTAGCAGGCTTTGGCGGACGATTAGGACGTATTTTATCGAATATTCGTCTTGTGAAAGCGTCGCAAACGGAGCAGCAGGAGCTAGCAGGCGGTAAAAAGCAAATTCAGCAGCTGTACAAGTACGGTTTAAAGGAAGCGAAGATTGTTGCGATTCTTTCACCACTGATGACGCTACTCATGATGGTCGTATTGATTGCGATTTTCGGCTATGGCGGCTCACAGGTAGCAACAGGAGCAATCACTTCAGGCGAGCTTGTTGCCATTATGATTTATTTAGTGCAAATTATTATGCCATTTACACAAATGGCGACGTTCTTTACCAATTTACAAAAAACACTTGGTGCGACAGAGCGTATTGTTGAAGCACTCAATGTGAAGCGTGAAGTACAAGACGGGAAACCAGTATCTGCTACACCACTACCTATCCACTTCCAAAACGTATCGTTTAAATATAATGAAAAGTATGTATTAAATGACATGACATTTACGTTAGAACCGAATGAAACGACCGCCTTTGTCAGCCGAAGTGGTGGTGGGAAAACGACGATGTTCTCCCTTATTGAACGATTTTATGACGCGACATCAGGTGCGATACTGTATGGTAACGAAAACATTGAGCAATTTAACTTAACAGAGTGGCGTGGGCTGTTTGGCTATGTAAGTCAAAATGCACCGTTATTAAATGGAACGATTCGTGACAACGTCATGTACGGGACGAATGGAGCAAGCGAACAAGAGGTACTTGCCGCATTAAAAGCAGCCTATGCCTATGATTTTGTCATGCAGCTGGACAAACGCCTCGATACAGAGGTTGGTGAAGGAGGTATTAAGCTTTCAGGTGGTCAAAAACAGCGTATTGCGATTGCTCGTGCGATTTTACGAAGTCCGAGAATCTTATTACTTGATGAGGCGACATCGAACTTAGATAACGAATCAGAGCGTGAAGTGCAGCTTGCCCTTCAAGCGTTAACGAAAAACCGGATGACGATCATCATCGCCCATCGATTATCCACGATTACAAGTGCAGACCAAATCCTTGTCTTTGAAGAAGGACGCCTGTCAGGTCAAGGCACACATGAAGCATTACAAAAAACACATCCGTATTATCAACAACTTTGGCATAATGGTCGTTTGACTGAAGATTAG
- a CDS encoding deoxyguanosinetriphosphate triphosphohydrolase family protein: MTWQDKREHRQFAEQTRSDASRAAYERDYSRLIHSPTFRRLQGKSQVFGAGTGDYYRTRLTHSLEVAQIAREASRSLLRRHPEVELEQADNAGLIIDPEVVECASIAHDFGHPPFGHKGEEVLDGILDQLIETKVEKISSVGGFTPESKRGQEAYARERRIYEHFEGNAHNFRLIMFLEKRENVDGLNLSDAVLLGINKYPYPGILNKKGLYLHEWEYIRSIREDWGIPDGKKTLEAQLMDLCDDIAYSAHDLEDGIKAGKIEVHEHFLYDPYLIRLITEKITTLEDSFWQGWQLAQIEQKVAAVLSEFLKVWNGKMPMCEHDYSRTRREVKAYWVSLFVSSLGVIDDGNWKKVTFVRDGNEDLDMLRTVSVLKSFAWVTMIRDLRVQRLQKRSEWMLKRLWLAFLDPETSKSIIPSDWLQRYERDQAKTKPIWTWEHMVIDYIAGMTDAFAEKIYNELYGLKVGSIYDLD; encoded by the coding sequence ATGACATGGCAGGACAAGAGAGAGCATCGGCAATTTGCGGAACAGACACGAAGCGACGCTTCACGGGCCGCATATGAACGGGATTACTCCCGTTTGATTCATTCACCGACTTTCCGTCGGTTGCAGGGTAAATCACAGGTATTTGGTGCAGGCACGGGCGATTATTATCGCACACGACTGACGCATTCTTTGGAGGTAGCGCAAATTGCGCGTGAAGCGTCACGAAGCTTGCTGCGCCGCCATCCCGAAGTAGAGCTGGAACAGGCAGATAACGCAGGACTGATCATTGACCCTGAGGTGGTAGAATGTGCTTCCATCGCACATGACTTTGGGCATCCCCCGTTCGGACACAAGGGAGAAGAAGTACTGGACGGCATTTTGGATCAACTGATTGAAACAAAGGTAGAAAAGATATCCTCTGTCGGAGGCTTCACACCGGAGTCCAAGCGTGGACAGGAGGCCTATGCGCGTGAGCGACGAATTTATGAGCATTTTGAAGGGAACGCGCACAATTTCCGGCTGATTATGTTTTTGGAGAAGCGTGAGAACGTGGATGGTTTGAATTTGTCGGACGCTGTGTTACTGGGGATCAACAAATACCCATACCCAGGGATTCTGAACAAAAAAGGGTTGTATCTGCATGAGTGGGAATATATACGTTCCATCCGCGAGGATTGGGGTATCCCTGATGGTAAAAAAACGCTGGAAGCCCAGCTTATGGACCTGTGCGACGATATCGCTTATTCTGCGCATGATTTGGAGGATGGGATTAAGGCTGGAAAAATCGAGGTACACGAGCACTTCTTGTATGATCCGTATTTAATTCGTCTGATTACGGAGAAAATCACCACGTTGGAGGATAGCTTCTGGCAAGGCTGGCAACTGGCTCAGATTGAGCAGAAGGTAGCGGCTGTGCTGAGTGAATTTTTGAAGGTGTGGAATGGCAAGATGCCGATGTGTGAACACGATTATTCCCGGACCCGCCGTGAAGTGAAGGCATACTGGGTCAGTCTGTTTGTCAGCAGCTTGGGTGTCATTGATGATGGAAATTGGAAAAAAGTGACCTTTGTACGGGATGGAAACGAAGATTTGGATATGCTGCGCACGGTGAGTGTATTGAAAAGCTTTGCTTGGGTTACGATGATCCGCGATCTGCGCGTACAGCGACTGCAAAAACGGAGTGAGTGGATGCTCAAACGACTTTGGTTGGCTTTTCTGGACCCGGAAACATCCAAATCTATTATTCCAAGCGACTGGCTCCAGCGCTATGAGCGCGACCAAGCCAAGACGAAGCCGATCTGGACATGGGAGCATATGGTCATAGACTATATTGCAGGCATGACCGATGCTTTTGCTGAAAAAATCTATAATGAGTTATACGGCCTGAAGGTGGGTTCCATTTATGATCTGGATTAA
- a CDS encoding glycoside hydrolase family 25 protein — translation MQSRSPNATEGIDVSRYQGTIDWKRVRADGKSFAFIKASQGQRYVDPTFITNAKGIKAAGLLLGAYHFVDATDVNAAKAEARHFAEVLEQVGGAKALDLPAVMDYENNPGGLSSATIHEVALAFVTEFERVSGRKPMVYTGNAFAAHFKAPLGSYKLWIARYSTRVPGDTTAWKNWDFWQYSDSGRVDGIQGPVDLNVYAGTEAELRQAFAGEEGDESMTAEEKAAFKALQQQVAALENSKDVLKQTLNEQSAYIKKVDQRVAELEARQAMSVPAWAKGAMAAAVAVNPASPIVDAKLPSSYDFYRLLVVLNRLGVFKTTK, via the coding sequence ATGCAAAGTCGTAGCCCTAATGCTACCGAAGGCATTGACGTGTCCCGATATCAGGGAACGATTGATTGGAAGCGTGTACGAGCCGATGGTAAATCGTTTGCCTTTATTAAAGCGAGTCAAGGACAGCGTTACGTCGATCCGACATTTATCACGAATGCAAAAGGGATCAAGGCAGCCGGGCTCTTACTGGGAGCGTACCATTTTGTAGATGCGACCGATGTAAATGCAGCAAAAGCAGAAGCCAGGCATTTCGCCGAGGTGTTGGAGCAGGTGGGTGGGGCGAAAGCGCTGGACTTGCCAGCGGTGATGGATTACGAAAATAATCCGGGAGGGCTTAGCTCGGCCACGATTCATGAGGTTGCGTTGGCATTTGTAACGGAATTTGAACGGGTAAGCGGCCGTAAGCCGATGGTATATACAGGGAATGCTTTTGCTGCCCATTTCAAAGCGCCATTGGGGAGTTATAAGCTGTGGATTGCACGTTATAGTACACGGGTGCCCGGCGACACCACAGCATGGAAGAACTGGGACTTTTGGCAATACAGCGATAGTGGACGGGTTGATGGAATTCAAGGGCCGGTTGACCTGAATGTATACGCCGGAACAGAGGCCGAGCTACGCCAAGCATTTGCAGGAGAAGAGGGGGATGAGTCAATGACAGCAGAGGAAAAAGCGGCATTTAAGGCCCTGCAGCAGCAGGTCGCCGCTCTTGAAAACAGCAAAGATGTGCTCAAGCAGACGTTGAATGAACAAAGTGCTTATATTAAAAAAGTGGATCAGCGGGTAGCTGAGCTGGAGGCGCGTCAGGCTATGTCTGTACCGGCCTGGGCGAAGGGAGCGATGGCTGCCGCTGTTGCAGTTAATCCGGCAAGCCCGATTGTGGATGCGAAACTGCCAAGCAGTTACGATTTTTATCGCTTACTGGTCGTATTGAACCGTCTGGGTGTGTTTAAAACAACCAAATGA
- a CDS encoding ABC transporter substrate-binding protein: MSKKYAKHKIWTVLLVLALGAVLALSGCGGSGEGAKPEAGKTPSGAGEGVQDTLIYGRGGDSVALDPAIVTESESLKIGMQVFDTLLEYKVNTTEIQPGLAESWEVSPDGLVYTFKLRQGVKFHDGSDFNAEAVVFNFDRWADPKSPYKFEGDSFDYYDSMFGPEGSRVIKEVKAVDANSVQFTLNKPQAPFLQNIAMPSFSIASPKAIQEKKADFKSNPVGTGPFVFKEWKRNDTITLEKNPNYWKEGQPKLAKIIVRSIPDNTARFNALQNGEIDLMEDLNPDDAKQLDGNSELVKIERPSFNVAYIGFNLKKKTFNNPKVRQALNHAVNKQAIVDALFAGQAKPAVNPMPPTLWGYNDSIQDYAYDLDKAKSLLAEAGFPNGLPEPLTFYAMPVSRPYMPDGKKVAEAIQADFEKIGVKVNIQSPEWATYLDDLKAGEKDDLYMLGWNGDNGDPDNFLYTLLDKDTIPGNNRSFYVNEELHKVLVKAQVEVDQDKRGELYKQAQVIIKQDAPWIPLVHSTPLMAGKANLKGFVPSPAGMEAYGNIYFE, translated from the coding sequence ATGAGCAAAAAGTATGCAAAACACAAAATCTGGACCGTTCTGCTGGTGCTTGCGCTAGGAGCTGTTTTGGCGCTTTCCGGTTGTGGGGGATCAGGTGAAGGAGCAAAGCCAGAGGCAGGGAAAACACCAAGCGGAGCAGGAGAGGGCGTGCAGGACACGCTTATTTATGGACGCGGCGGAGATTCCGTGGCGCTAGATCCTGCCATTGTGACTGAAAGCGAGTCGCTAAAAATCGGAATGCAAGTGTTCGACACACTGCTGGAATATAAGGTAAACACAACGGAGATCCAACCGGGGCTTGCAGAGAGCTGGGAAGTATCACCGGATGGACTGGTCTATACGTTCAAGCTGCGCCAGGGTGTAAAATTCCATGATGGAAGTGACTTTAACGCTGAAGCGGTTGTGTTTAACTTTGACCGCTGGGCTGATCCAAAAAGTCCATACAAATTTGAAGGTGACTCGTTTGACTATTATGATTCTATGTTCGGTCCTGAAGGAAGTAGGGTGATTAAGGAGGTTAAAGCGGTAGATGCGAACAGTGTCCAGTTTACACTAAACAAGCCGCAGGCGCCGTTTTTACAAAATATCGCTATGCCATCCTTTAGTATTGCAAGTCCCAAGGCAATTCAGGAGAAAAAGGCTGATTTCAAAAGTAATCCGGTCGGCACGGGGCCTTTTGTATTTAAGGAATGGAAACGGAACGATACCATCACGCTGGAGAAGAATCCAAACTATTGGAAAGAGGGCCAGCCGAAGTTGGCAAAGATCATTGTTCGTTCCATACCCGACAATACCGCGCGATTTAATGCTCTGCAAAATGGAGAAATTGACCTGATGGAGGATTTGAATCCGGATGATGCAAAGCAGCTAGACGGTAATAGCGAATTGGTGAAAATTGAACGTCCCTCCTTTAATGTGGCGTACATTGGATTTAATTTAAAGAAAAAAACATTCAATAATCCCAAGGTGCGCCAGGCGCTGAATCACGCAGTGAACAAGCAGGCCATTGTTGATGCATTGTTTGCAGGGCAGGCTAAGCCTGCGGTCAATCCGATGCCACCTACGTTATGGGGGTACAACGATAGTATTCAGGACTACGCCTATGATCTGGATAAGGCTAAATCTTTACTGGCGGAAGCGGGCTTTCCTAACGGGCTTCCCGAGCCGTTAACCTTCTATGCAATGCCCGTATCTCGTCCTTACATGCCTGACGGCAAAAAGGTGGCAGAGGCCATTCAAGCCGATTTTGAAAAAATAGGCGTCAAAGTCAACATCCAATCTCCAGAATGGGCTACGTATCTGGATGATCTTAAAGCAGGAGAGAAGGATGATCTGTACATGTTGGGATGGAACGGGGACAATGGTGACCCGGATAATTTCCTTTATACATTGCTGGACAAGGATACGATTCCAGGCAATAACCGTAGTTTTTATGTGAATGAGGAACTCCACAAAGTATTGGTGAAGGCGCAGGTTGAGGTCGATCAGGACAAGCGTGGGGAACTGTATAAACAAGCACAAGTGATTATTAAACAGGATGCACCGTGGATTCCCTTGGTTCACAGCACACCGTTGATGGCAGGTAAAGCGAACCTCAAGGGTTTTGTACCTTCTCCGGCAGGTATGGAAGCGTACGGAAATATTTATTTTGAATAG
- a CDS encoding MsnO8 family LLM class oxidoreductase, with the protein MPSRSLSIKRLNLGVLDMVPLLPGNRPEQAVQRAGELARQAEAWGYTRYWTSEHHDMEGLASSSPEVLLSHIGAVTKTIKLGAGAILLPHYSPVKVAEWFHLLAVLYPGRVELGLGRAPGGGPHASMALSGNFLQHVTELPQTMEALLALLEGTYEYEQVPVFARPMPEQPPAVWMLGTNRKSAEYAAQYSTGYVFGQFMSEQQTEEMLSIYRSSFQPSNRIDKPRTMVAVGAVCALTDELAQQWTAQISLGDPAMRASWLVGTPSVIAERLRGLQIKYDNDEFLLVTPIPDYEQRLHSYRLIAEAVNSSLDS; encoded by the coding sequence ATGCCATCTCGGTCTTTATCTATAAAAAGGTTGAATCTCGGTGTGCTCGATATGGTGCCGTTGCTGCCCGGTAACCGTCCGGAGCAGGCGGTTCAACGAGCTGGCGAACTAGCGAGACAGGCAGAAGCGTGGGGATATACACGCTACTGGACCTCGGAGCACCATGATATGGAGGGGCTGGCTTCCTCCAGCCCGGAAGTGCTGCTATCTCATATCGGGGCGGTGACGAAGACAATCAAATTGGGTGCAGGTGCTATTTTGCTCCCGCATTATAGTCCAGTCAAGGTCGCGGAATGGTTTCATCTGCTGGCCGTTCTATATCCTGGCAGAGTTGAATTGGGTCTAGGGAGAGCACCTGGTGGGGGACCTCATGCTTCGATGGCACTGAGCGGCAATTTTCTTCAACATGTGACGGAGCTGCCACAGACGATGGAAGCTCTATTGGCTTTGCTGGAAGGTACTTACGAATATGAGCAGGTGCCTGTGTTTGCTCGGCCGATGCCTGAACAGCCGCCAGCAGTGTGGATGCTGGGCACAAACCGAAAAAGTGCCGAATATGCCGCCCAGTATTCAACAGGCTATGTATTCGGTCAGTTTATGAGTGAACAGCAAACGGAAGAAATGCTCAGCATTTACCGCTCCAGCTTTCAGCCATCCAACCGGATAGACAAGCCACGTACCATGGTTGCTGTAGGCGCAGTATGTGCCTTGACGGATGAGCTGGCGCAGCAATGGACTGCTCAGATTTCATTGGGCGACCCGGCAATGCGAGCCAGTTGGCTGGTGGGAACGCCGTCGGTTATTGCCGAACGGTTACGTGGCTTGCAGATTAAATATGATAACGATGAGTTTCTGTTGGTCACACCGATTCCCGATTATGAGCAGCGGCTTCACTCCTACCGTCTAATAGCGGAGGCCGTAAATTCTAGCCTTGATTCCTAA
- a CDS encoding ABC transporter permease, whose amino-acid sequence MNSYIVKRLAILIPVLLGMTLIVFSIIHAIPGDPAETILGDKATEQSKQALREQLGLDKPWFQQYGTYLSELAHGDLGDSIRTRQPIAREMLPYLAATLELTVASMFFAIVVGMNAGIVSAWKRNSWFDYVSMVIALVGVSMPIFWLGLMEQWIFANKLHWLPSIGRMNSRDPVEAVTHLAVIDAFIGGRMDQVWTVIKHLILPSIALGTIPMAVIARITRSSMLEVMDADYIRTARAKGLASFQVVYKHALKNAAIPVLTVIGLQTGSLLGGAVLTETIFAWPGIGRYIFEAISSRDYPVIQSGILIIAFLFVIINLIVDLLYAVLDRRIRYQ is encoded by the coding sequence ATGAACTCATATATTGTAAAAAGACTGGCCATATTGATTCCTGTATTACTAGGCATGACGCTTATCGTATTTTCGATTATTCATGCTATTCCGGGTGATCCGGCGGAAACCATACTAGGAGATAAAGCTACGGAACAGTCCAAGCAGGCGCTACGTGAGCAATTGGGACTGGATAAGCCGTGGTTTCAGCAATATGGAACCTATTTGAGTGAACTGGCACATGGAGACTTGGGTGATTCCATTCGCACCAGACAGCCGATTGCCCGGGAAATGCTTCCTTATCTGGCGGCTACGCTGGAGTTGACAGTAGCGAGCATGTTTTTTGCCATAGTAGTTGGAATGAACGCTGGCATCGTGAGTGCCTGGAAGCGAAATTCCTGGTTTGACTATGTCAGCATGGTCATTGCACTGGTCGGAGTATCGATGCCGATTTTTTGGCTGGGCTTGATGGAGCAATGGATTTTTGCAAATAAGCTGCATTGGCTTCCTTCCATCGGACGCATGAATTCCCGTGATCCGGTGGAAGCTGTGACACATTTAGCCGTGATTGATGCGTTCATAGGTGGACGTATGGATCAGGTGTGGACCGTTATCAAGCATTTGATCCTACCCAGTATCGCACTGGGAACGATTCCAATGGCGGTCATTGCGCGCATTACCCGTTCCAGTATGCTGGAGGTTATGGATGCGGACTATATCCGTACGGCTCGGGCGAAGGGGCTGGCATCTTTTCAAGTCGTGTACAAACATGCGCTTAAAAATGCTGCGATCCCTGTGCTTACTGTCATCGGTCTTCAGACGGGATCACTACTGGGAGGCGCGGTACTGACAGAAACCATTTTTGCCTGGCCCGGCATCGGGCGGTACATTTTTGAAGCGATCAGCTCGCGTGACTATCCGGTTATTCAAAGCGGAATTCTGATCATAGCGTTTCTGTTCGTCATCATTAATCTGATTGTCGATTTGTTGTACGCGGTTCTCGACCGGCGTATCCGTTATCAGTAA
- the nikC gene encoding nickel transporter permease: MSQFSMEPNNIPTTRSTLAHLPVVTGPWRDAWRAFRHNKMAFVGLSIIIFFVIIALIAPWIAPFDYKEQNLVSRLQPPSAEHWFGTDDLGRDLLTRTLYGARISLWVGFLSVIGSMIVGTALGLIAGFYGKWADMIISRLFDILLAFPGILLAIAIVAILGPSLENALYAIAIVNVPTYGRLVRSKVLSVKTEEYITSARALGANNTRIILRYILPNSLTPIIVQGTLGIGTAIIEAAALGFLGLGAQPPEPEWGKMLSDSRQYIQNAPWTVIFPGISIMLTVLGFNLMGDGLRDVLDPRAKR, from the coding sequence ATGTCACAATTTTCAATGGAACCCAACAACATACCGACGACACGCAGTACATTGGCGCATTTGCCTGTTGTGACTGGCCCTTGGAGGGACGCGTGGAGGGCATTCCGTCACAATAAAATGGCGTTCGTCGGCCTGAGCATTATTATCTTCTTTGTCATCATTGCTTTGATCGCGCCGTGGATTGCTCCTTTTGACTATAAAGAGCAAAATTTGGTGAGCCGTTTGCAGCCTCCTTCTGCGGAGCATTGGTTCGGTACGGATGATCTCGGTCGAGATTTACTGACTCGCACGCTGTATGGAGCCAGAATCTCGTTGTGGGTCGGTTTCTTGTCTGTTATTGGTTCAATGATTGTAGGAACCGCCTTAGGTTTAATCGCAGGATTTTACGGAAAATGGGCAGATATGATCATTTCGCGGCTATTCGACATTTTACTGGCATTTCCGGGTATTTTGCTGGCCATTGCTATTGTGGCCATTCTAGGGCCTTCATTGGAAAATGCGCTGTACGCCATTGCCATTGTCAATGTGCCAACGTATGGAAGGTTAGTTCGCTCTAAGGTGCTGAGTGTCAAAACAGAGGAGTATATCACTTCTGCTAGAGCGCTTGGAGCCAATAATACACGAATCATCCTCCGTTATATTTTGCCTAACAGCCTGACACCAATCATCGTACAGGGAACGTTGGGGATCGGAACGGCTATCATTGAAGCAGCAGCGCTTGGATTTCTAGGCTTGGGTGCACAACCTCCTGAGCCAGAGTGGGGTAAAATGTTGTCCGATTCACGGCAATATATCCAGAACGCGCCGTGGACAGTTATTTTTCCGGGGATATCTATCATGCTGACCGTATTGGGCTTTAACCTGATGGGTGATGGGTTGCGGGATGTATTGGACCCGAGGGCGAAGCGTTAG